One stretch of Hemibagrus wyckioides isolate EC202008001 linkage group LG01, SWU_Hwy_1.0, whole genome shotgun sequence DNA includes these proteins:
- the LOC131356336 gene encoding guanine nucleotide-binding protein G(olf) subunit alpha-like isoform X1: MGLCYSLRPRLFGDLSGTISNTNSEPEQPPDLLIPSSRVGEPGGNSKAAPAPASAALRAGQTHQWDAFGKIPIGERRIAGDATADGALIQNGGGGGGGGKATGSAKDRSRRLHLLPTSSQKAKNWDRPVEEKEAKKEALKVSKNIDRVLKELKKEYKQTHRLLLLGAGESGKSTIVKQMRILHVNGFNAEEKRQKIQDIRKNVKDAIVTIVSAMSTLIPPVPLANPEDKFRIDYIKSIAALSDFDYPQEFFDHAKKLWDDEGVKACYERSNEYQLIDCAHYFLDRIDAVRQSDYTPTDQDLLRCRVLTTGIFETRFQVDKVNFHMFDVGGQRDERRKWIQCFNDVTAIIFVVASSSYNMVIREDNNTNRLREALNLFHSIWNNRWLRTISIILFLNKQDMLAEKVLAGKSKIEDYFPEYSRYTIPNEGYVRRRRRKSWRKSSTPEPGEDPRVTRAKYFIRDEFLRISTPSGDGRHYCYPHFTCAVDTENIRRVFNDCRDIIQRMHLRQYELL; the protein is encoded by the exons ATGGGGTTGTGTTATAGTCTGCGTCCCCGGTTATTCGGGGATCTGAGCGGAACCATTTCCAACACCAACTCCGAGCCGGAGCAGCCGCCCGATCTGCTGATCCCGTCGTCTCGTGTCGGGGAACCCGGGGGGAACAGCAAGGCAGCTCCGGCTCCGGCTTCGGCTGCATTACGCGCCGGACAGACGCACCAGTGGGACGCCTTCGGCAAAATCCCCATCGGGGAGCGCAGGATCGCCGGGGACGCCACGGCGGACGGAGCTCTCATCCAGAacggaggaggaggtggaggaggaggcaAGGCCACGGGGAGCGCGAAGGATCGCAGCCGGAGACTTCACCTCCTCCCTACCTCCAGCCAGAAAGCAAAGAACTGGGACAGACCggtggaggagaaggaggcCAAAAAGGAGGCGCTGAAAGTCAGTAAGAATATCGACCGCGTCTTGAAGGAACTTAAAAAGGAGTACAAACAAACCCACCGACTGCTCTTATTAG gaGCTGGAGAATCGGGAAAAAGCACCATCGTGAAACAGATGAGAATTCTTCACGTGAACGGCTTTAATGCAGA agaaaagagacagaagaTCCAAGACATCCGGAAGAATGTGAAGGATGCCATAGTG ACAATAGTGTCTGCAATGAGCACTTTAATACCGCCGGTCCCTCTCGCCAACCCGGAGGACAAGTTTAGGATCGATTACATCAAAAGCATAGCAGCTCTGTCAGATTTTGACTACCCGCAG GAGTTTTTTGACCATGCCAAGAAACTTTGGGATGATGAAGGAGTGAAGGCATGCTACGAGAGGTCCAACGAGTACCAGCTCATCGACTGTGCACATTA CTTCCTTGACCGAATTGATGCTGTAAGACAAAGTGACTACACGCCAACGGATCAG GACTTGCTGCGTTGCAGAGTTCTGACAACAGGGATCTTTGAAACACGATTTCAAGTAGACAAAGTTAACTTTCA CATGTTTGATGTGGGAGGTCAAAGGGATGAGAGGAGAAAATGGATCCAGTGCTTTAATG ATGTCACTGCGATCATCTTCGTGGTGGCGAGTAGCAGCTATAACATGGTCATTAGAGaagacaacaacacaaacagacTACGAGAAGCACTCAACCTCTTTCACAGTATCTGGAACAACAG GTGGTTACGGACCATCTCCATTATTTTATTCCTCAACAAGCAGGACATGCTGGCGGAGAAAGTATTAGCTGGGAAATCCAAAATCGAAGACTATTTCCCAGAATACTCTCGCTACACCATACCAAATGAAG GTTACGTAAGGCGTCGACGACGCAAATCCTGGCGTAAGTCGT CAACTCCCGAACCAGGAGAAGACCCAAGAGTGACAAGAGCCAAGTATTTCATTCGTGATGAATTCCTG AGGATCAGCACACCCAGTGGAGACGGACGTCATTACTGTTACCCTCATTTTACGTGCGCTGTTGACACGGAAAATATCCGCCGGGTATTTAACGACTGTCGGGACATCATCCAGAGAATGCACCTGCGGCAGTATGAACTCCTGTGA
- the tmem14cb gene encoding transmembrane protein 14Cb — MAVDLLGYVFAALIATGGIIGFLKAGSVMSLIGGLVFGVLSAIGSFQVSKNPKNIWFSFVTYGTLAVLMAVRFLSSWKIMPTGLITGASLFMVLRLVLGFLWPRNKNS; from the exons ATGGCTGTAGATTTACTCGGATATGTCTTCGCTGCACTAATTGCAACAGGAGGCATTATTGGGTTCCTAAAAGCAG GTAGTGTCATGTCACTGATAGGTGGACTGGTCTTTGGGGTTTTGTCAGCGATCGGCTCTTTCCAGGTGTCTAAGAATCCGAAAAACATCTGGTTTTCATTCG TGACATATGGAACGCTGGCAGTTCTGATGGCAGTGAGATTTCTGAGCTCATGGAAAATAATGCCAACTGGGTTGATAACAGGAGCAAG TTTATTCATGGTTTTGAGATTAGTACTGGGGTTCCTGTGGCCGCGCAACAAAAACTCGTGA
- the LOC131356336 gene encoding guanine nucleotide-binding protein G(olf) subunit alpha-like isoform X2, which translates to MGLCYSLRPRLFGDLSGTISNTNSEPEQPPDLLIPSSRVGEPGGNSKAAPAPASAALRAGQTHQWDAFGKIPIGERRIAGDATADGALIQNGGGGGGGGKATGSAKDRSRRLHLLPTSSQKAKNWDRPVEEKEAKKEALKVSKNIDRVLKELKKEYKQTHRLLLLGAGESGKSTIVKQMRILHVNGFNAEEKRQKIQDIRKNVKDAIVTIVSAMSTLIPPVPLANPEDKFRIDYIKSIAALSDFDYPQEFFDHAKKLWDDEGVKACYERSNEYQLIDCAHYFLDRIDAVRQSDYTPTDQDLLRCRVLTTGIFETRFQVDKVNFHMFDVGGQRDERRKWIQCFNDVTAIIFVVASSSYNMVIREDNNTNRLREALNLFHSIWNNRWLRTISIILFLNKQDMLAEKVLAGKSKIEDYFPEYSRYTIPNEATPEPGEDPRVTRAKYFIRDEFLRISTPSGDGRHYCYPHFTCAVDTENIRRVFNDCRDIIQRMHLRQYELL; encoded by the exons ATGGGGTTGTGTTATAGTCTGCGTCCCCGGTTATTCGGGGATCTGAGCGGAACCATTTCCAACACCAACTCCGAGCCGGAGCAGCCGCCCGATCTGCTGATCCCGTCGTCTCGTGTCGGGGAACCCGGGGGGAACAGCAAGGCAGCTCCGGCTCCGGCTTCGGCTGCATTACGCGCCGGACAGACGCACCAGTGGGACGCCTTCGGCAAAATCCCCATCGGGGAGCGCAGGATCGCCGGGGACGCCACGGCGGACGGAGCTCTCATCCAGAacggaggaggaggtggaggaggaggcaAGGCCACGGGGAGCGCGAAGGATCGCAGCCGGAGACTTCACCTCCTCCCTACCTCCAGCCAGAAAGCAAAGAACTGGGACAGACCggtggaggagaaggaggcCAAAAAGGAGGCGCTGAAAGTCAGTAAGAATATCGACCGCGTCTTGAAGGAACTTAAAAAGGAGTACAAACAAACCCACCGACTGCTCTTATTAG gaGCTGGAGAATCGGGAAAAAGCACCATCGTGAAACAGATGAGAATTCTTCACGTGAACGGCTTTAATGCAGA agaaaagagacagaagaTCCAAGACATCCGGAAGAATGTGAAGGATGCCATAGTG ACAATAGTGTCTGCAATGAGCACTTTAATACCGCCGGTCCCTCTCGCCAACCCGGAGGACAAGTTTAGGATCGATTACATCAAAAGCATAGCAGCTCTGTCAGATTTTGACTACCCGCAG GAGTTTTTTGACCATGCCAAGAAACTTTGGGATGATGAAGGAGTGAAGGCATGCTACGAGAGGTCCAACGAGTACCAGCTCATCGACTGTGCACATTA CTTCCTTGACCGAATTGATGCTGTAAGACAAAGTGACTACACGCCAACGGATCAG GACTTGCTGCGTTGCAGAGTTCTGACAACAGGGATCTTTGAAACACGATTTCAAGTAGACAAAGTTAACTTTCA CATGTTTGATGTGGGAGGTCAAAGGGATGAGAGGAGAAAATGGATCCAGTGCTTTAATG ATGTCACTGCGATCATCTTCGTGGTGGCGAGTAGCAGCTATAACATGGTCATTAGAGaagacaacaacacaaacagacTACGAGAAGCACTCAACCTCTTTCACAGTATCTGGAACAACAG GTGGTTACGGACCATCTCCATTATTTTATTCCTCAACAAGCAGGACATGCTGGCGGAGAAAGTATTAGCTGGGAAATCCAAAATCGAAGACTATTTCCCAGAATACTCTCGCTACACCATACCAAATGAAG CAACTCCCGAACCAGGAGAAGACCCAAGAGTGACAAGAGCCAAGTATTTCATTCGTGATGAATTCCTG AGGATCAGCACACCCAGTGGAGACGGACGTCATTACTGTTACCCTCATTTTACGTGCGCTGTTGACACGGAAAATATCCGCCGGGTATTTAACGACTGTCGGGACATCATCCAGAGAATGCACCTGCGGCAGTATGAACTCCTGTGA
- the LOC131356336 gene encoding guanine nucleotide-binding protein G(olf) subunit alpha-like isoform X3: MGLCYSLRPRLFGDLSGTISNTNSEPEQPPDLLIPSSRVGEPGGNSKAAPAPASAALRAGQTHQWDAFGKIPIGERRIAGDATADGALIQNGGGGGGGGKATGSAKDRSRRLHLLPTSSQKAKNWDRPVEEKEAKKEALKVSKNIDRVLKELKKEYKQTHRLLLLGAGESGKSTIVKQMRILHVNGFNAEEKRQKIQDIRKNVKDAIVEFFDHAKKLWDDEGVKACYERSNEYQLIDCAHYFLDRIDAVRQSDYTPTDQDLLRCRVLTTGIFETRFQVDKVNFHMFDVGGQRDERRKWIQCFNDVTAIIFVVASSSYNMVIREDNNTNRLREALNLFHSIWNNRWLRTISIILFLNKQDMLAEKVLAGKSKIEDYFPEYSRYTIPNEGYVRRRRRKSWRKSSTPEPGEDPRVTRAKYFIRDEFLRISTPSGDGRHYCYPHFTCAVDTENIRRVFNDCRDIIQRMHLRQYELL; the protein is encoded by the exons ATGGGGTTGTGTTATAGTCTGCGTCCCCGGTTATTCGGGGATCTGAGCGGAACCATTTCCAACACCAACTCCGAGCCGGAGCAGCCGCCCGATCTGCTGATCCCGTCGTCTCGTGTCGGGGAACCCGGGGGGAACAGCAAGGCAGCTCCGGCTCCGGCTTCGGCTGCATTACGCGCCGGACAGACGCACCAGTGGGACGCCTTCGGCAAAATCCCCATCGGGGAGCGCAGGATCGCCGGGGACGCCACGGCGGACGGAGCTCTCATCCAGAacggaggaggaggtggaggaggaggcaAGGCCACGGGGAGCGCGAAGGATCGCAGCCGGAGACTTCACCTCCTCCCTACCTCCAGCCAGAAAGCAAAGAACTGGGACAGACCggtggaggagaaggaggcCAAAAAGGAGGCGCTGAAAGTCAGTAAGAATATCGACCGCGTCTTGAAGGAACTTAAAAAGGAGTACAAACAAACCCACCGACTGCTCTTATTAG gaGCTGGAGAATCGGGAAAAAGCACCATCGTGAAACAGATGAGAATTCTTCACGTGAACGGCTTTAATGCAGA agaaaagagacagaagaTCCAAGACATCCGGAAGAATGTGAAGGATGCCATAGTG GAGTTTTTTGACCATGCCAAGAAACTTTGGGATGATGAAGGAGTGAAGGCATGCTACGAGAGGTCCAACGAGTACCAGCTCATCGACTGTGCACATTA CTTCCTTGACCGAATTGATGCTGTAAGACAAAGTGACTACACGCCAACGGATCAG GACTTGCTGCGTTGCAGAGTTCTGACAACAGGGATCTTTGAAACACGATTTCAAGTAGACAAAGTTAACTTTCA CATGTTTGATGTGGGAGGTCAAAGGGATGAGAGGAGAAAATGGATCCAGTGCTTTAATG ATGTCACTGCGATCATCTTCGTGGTGGCGAGTAGCAGCTATAACATGGTCATTAGAGaagacaacaacacaaacagacTACGAGAAGCACTCAACCTCTTTCACAGTATCTGGAACAACAG GTGGTTACGGACCATCTCCATTATTTTATTCCTCAACAAGCAGGACATGCTGGCGGAGAAAGTATTAGCTGGGAAATCCAAAATCGAAGACTATTTCCCAGAATACTCTCGCTACACCATACCAAATGAAG GTTACGTAAGGCGTCGACGACGCAAATCCTGGCGTAAGTCGT CAACTCCCGAACCAGGAGAAGACCCAAGAGTGACAAGAGCCAAGTATTTCATTCGTGATGAATTCCTG AGGATCAGCACACCCAGTGGAGACGGACGTCATTACTGTTACCCTCATTTTACGTGCGCTGTTGACACGGAAAATATCCGCCGGGTATTTAACGACTGTCGGGACATCATCCAGAGAATGCACCTGCGGCAGTATGAACTCCTGTGA